The Neomonachus schauinslandi chromosome 11, ASM220157v2, whole genome shotgun sequence genomic sequence TGCCTaagtaaaaaagttaaaagagatttttcttgctCCTATCCTCAACAACAGCAAGAACTTACAGATTTATATAGATTTCTAAGAAAGTGGGACAGTCAGATctgtgaaaatagaaataaagaacatGGAAAATGTTGCAAAACTAAAGTATTTCTCTAGATCATTCAGATTATTTAAGACAATAATTTCATTTCTCAGAAACATGCATACTCTGACCTGGTTATCTTAGGAgactctccctctttccctttgttgAGATCAGGTAggactcctccctccccccttcccactACACTGCACTGTAGCTGCGCTTTCCGGAGCCTAGAGAAATTAAACCCTGGTGGTTGAATAAATGACCACTTTTAGCATCCCTGAAAGTAGCCTAAACCTTATCACTtctaattaaacaaacaaaatcccccCACATTTCACTGATTCatagtttttctgttctttcctcctcttATTCTTGCTATAATACTATTACATCTATTGTTCATTTTAAACATGCAGTATTTCAACTACATTTAGATTAAATAAGCTTTTCACGATCTGGTCTTGAAACTTAACTACCGTCTATTGTAGTATGTTATGAAGAAATCTGTTTCAAGACTAACAAGTAATTTGCTACAATATAGGCTGTTTTATGCTGGAAAATGTTTCCAATAACAGATATTCATGTGTGGGGTTTTGTACTCAGGTTCAATAATTTATAGTTTCACCCAGAATGTTGCTTTTTAGGATCTTTTAAAACTTAGAACCCATATTATTACCTAATTGGTAGTAAGCCACTTCATTTTCAACATATGAAGGATGTACCTGTTAACTATGTAGCTTGTAAATCGATTCTGATTAGTCTATGATAATTGGTTGGATTCAATATTACCACGTCAAGCAAGTGGCCCGGTACTTTTGGTCTTTAAAAAAGTCCAAACTGGCTGGACTGCATGGCAACGGGCCTGCTAAATTTCAATCATGTTGGTTATACTGTGTCAGCATATCCTACTTTCCCAAAGCTACATCCTGACAACTCATTCACTAGGGCTCTTTGCCCTCTAGCATCTTTTTCAGGGTGTCCTTTACTTCTGTGTTCCTCAGGGTATAGATGAAGGGGTTGAGCAGGGGAATTACAAGACTATAAAACACAATGACCACTTTGTTGTACTTCCACGAATCCCCCGCTTTAGGTTGCTGCAGGTACATGAAAAACAGCGTCCCATAGAAGATGACGACCACGGTGAGGTGGGAGGCACAGGTGGAAAAAGCTTTGCACTTGCCTTCGGAAGACTGGATTTTTAGAATGGAAAAGAGGATGCACATGTAGGAGATAAGGACCGTCAGGAGGGATCCAGTGAGATTCACTGCTGAGAAGATCAAGAGCTGCTTTTCTCTGTTGCCCGTGTCAGAGCAGGagagggcaaggagagggggGTCAGCACAGTAGAAGTGGTGAATGATGTTGGAGCCGCAGAAGGACAACTGGAATGTCAGAACTGTTTGTATTACCGAGTTTAGGAAGCCGTAGGTGTAGACCCCTATCACCAACTCCTTGCAGACCCGCTGAGTCATAATGGCTGTGTAGATCAGGGGGTTGCAGATAGCCAtgtagcggtcataggccattgTGGCCAAGAGGAAGCATTCGGTGGTGGCAAAAGCACGGGTGAAGCACAGCTGGGCAAAGCAGCCTGAAAAGGAGATGGTTTTTTTCTTCACCAATAAATTTTGCAGCATCTTGGGCCCAATGGAAGATGAGTAACAAACATCGATGAACGCCAGGTGGCTGAGGAAAtagtacatgggggtgtggagCTTCAAATCCACCCTGATGAGCAGCATCATGCCAAGGTTTCCTACCAAGGTGATGAGATAAATTACCAGAAACACCACAAAGAGGGGAAGTTGGAGCTCTGGACGGTCTGTGAATCCCATAAGGACAAATTCTGTCACTGTGGTCTGATTGCCTCTtgccattttcttctctctcttgttgcaaaaagaagaaacatggcTTCAAAATGATTagacttaaaaatacaaacttcttACCTCTTTGTTCCAGGACCAGATGACAGAAATTTGGCTTCCCAATCCCAACGGTAAAAGACTGTCATTAGCCATGGGGCTTTATTCTGCcaaaacagactcagagaagtCAGAGCCCGTTCATTCTCTCTTGTGATGGAAACTGACCAATTGACCTCCAAGTAAGTTGCACTGGGTTACATGCCCAACAATGCTGTATGAGAACGCTGGTTTTCCCATAAACCCAAAATCTTATCAAATTTTAAACCTTCGCCGTCATGATGGTGAATACTGGGCAACTCATGttgtcttgatttttaaaaatgatgagtaggggtttttagcattttttcaaacaattattcgcatgtgtatttctttttcatgactgCTCAGTTCCGTCTCTTTGCTAATTTTCCTATTAGGTTGTTGGtcttctaagcattttatttacaaGGCCTCTTTGCTTATTACGGAAATCAGCCATCTGTTTGATACCTGTATTGCAAGTTATTTCTTAGTCTGTCACTCAGCATTGgtctggtatttttttctttgtgctacACAGTAAATTTTAAAGGGTTTGGTGTCAACTCTATCAATCTTCTTTTTGAATTCTGATCTTTGTGACATAGATAAACTTTCcttgatttaaaattatttttaaaattatctcttgCTCTATTCTAGGTCTTTAccaatttcatttttacattacAATCTTTGCTCTATCTGGGGtttaattttgatataaagaATGAGGTAATCCACTCTTTTCACTTATTTATCCATATAGTTAACCAGATGTTCTAATGCCATTTGTTGGTGAAACAATTTTCCAGctgattttgttgatttaaaaCTCCAGCCTTATCATATAGTAAAACAGTCATAAGTACTTGGGTCcatttctgattcattttctttgtagTCTCTTCTAGAACAAGGACCAAACATTTCAATACAGTACTATAGAATTGGTTTTAATATCTGGTAATAAAATTTCTGGCTATTCTCACATGTATATTTTCCAGATGAACTTTGGCATATTTTATCAAGTtcccaaaaaaataaagataatcctGTTTTCACTTAGAATGCTATTGCATTGAATTGGTATGTTAATTTGTTGAGAATTGACAGCTTTACAATCAAAACTTCTATAAGTAAGGTATGTATGTCATTTACCAATGACTTACCTAAacagagttttaaagttttctttaaactttacagataggggtgcctgggtggctcagtcggttaagtgtctgccttcggcagaggtcatgatcccagggtcctgggattgagctccgcattgggctccctgctcagtgggagtctgcttcttcctctcctccccactcattctctctcttgctatctctgactctctctctctcaaataaataaataaataaaatattttaaaaatataaactttacaGATAAACAtcctatatatttcttttcttttctttttttttgaaagattttatttatttatttgacagagagagacacagcgagagagggaacacaaacagggggagtgggagagggagaagcagactccccgcagagcagggagcccgatgcgggacttgatcccaggaccccgggatcatgacctgagctgaaggcagtcgcttaaccaactgagccacccaggtgccccgatcctATATATTTCTTTGAAGTCTACTTACAAATGCATCTTTTTATAACTATTGtaaaggaagcttttttttttcattttgtggttCATTTAAGGactttttatatatagaaaagctactgatttttgtaaattaattttataattatcttctTTACTATAGTTtcctatcatttaaaaatagttcttggggcgcctgggtggctcagttggttaagcgactgccttcggctcaggtcatgatcctggagtcccgggatcgagtcccgcatcgggctccctgctcagcagggagtctgcttctccctctgaccctcctccctctcatgctctctgtctctcattctctctctctcaaataaataaataaaatctttatttataaaaaagtagttttttatataaaataaatataaatagttcttagttgattcttttgggtttttcaaaTACAGATTCATATAATATGAAAAGGATATGAATTTCTTCCCTCATTTCTGTATAGGATCTctcattcttttatcttttcaactTGTATTGGCTAGTCCTTCTTGATTAATACTAAAAATAGTGACAAAGGTggcattttttaccttttttttttaaaggttttatttatttacttgacagagagagcaagagagcacaagcagggggtgcagcagagggagagggagaagcaggctccctgcagagcagggagcctgatgcggggctcgatcccaggaccctaggatcaaaTTTTTACCTTTCAACCTCTTAAAGTGTGCTCCAAAAGCACAAGGGGACTCTCAGGCATATGGACAGACAGAATAGCCTATGCAATATAACTGATGTTTGAGAAAAACAGGGCTTTAAAGAACCGCACATATTTGGTGTAGTTAAATCAGGCTCCCTAGAAGCAAGCCTGCCTTTGACACTGGCAGGGCCCAGGGCAAGAATAACAAATGTGGGCCTACATATCTATGccttaataaaaaaagttaaaagataacaaattaataaaatatgttctagCTCTCTCCTCGACAAATGTACCTTTATAATAACCTGGAAGGCAGAATCCTTGGAGGTCCATGCTGGAATGAGGTGGCATGAGAACCTGCCTCTAACCCACACCTATGGCTGGAACATGTATGCATCTGTTCACACCCCTGCAAAGAGCCATCCCTTGGCTTCTCTTAAGCCCTAAGTATGTGAACATTAGCATTGTGGTTTACCCTTATAAGGGTGATCTGGGAAAGAGACTCTTGTAAACtctgagggacatctgggtgagGAATTTTAGGATCTTGGTACCTGGAAGATAGTCTAGAAGGGAAGGATAGGATGAACGGATGGCGGGGGGGACATCTCTTTGGCTTTGTCCCATGGAGTGTGGTGCAGTAGGAAGAGGCCCAGAATTGCCCTGAAGAATGTGGCCAAGGCAGGGTCCCTTTTGTTTAGCTCTAAGGGTAGTACTGCCTACAAGTAAATGCACATCTGGGCTAGATAATTGAGGGCCTCATCCATTTTGAGGAGTTTGGTCTGTATCCTATAGGGAGTAGGCAGCCTTTGGAATGTACAGGGATGGTCATGGAAAATGGAAAGAACCTCAAAAACCAAAAGACGGATTCAAGGAGAACATTTTAGTAAGGGATAGTTGAGCAAAGAGTTGAGTCAGAGCAGCTCAGAGCATGTTTGGGGGACTGTGGACATCCTTTCTGTTAAGAGCAAGCATATCTGAAAGAGATGAGTGAGAAACAAACTGGATGGCGGTGGGGGTGCCGCTATATTGTGTAGAACTTCCCATGTCAGGGAGATTTTAATAGCTAGATCTGTAGTGAATGTGG encodes the following:
- the LOC110576473 gene encoding olfactory receptor 1030-like; the encoded protein is MARGNQTTVTEFVLMGFTDRPELQLPLFVVFLVIYLITLVGNLGMMLLIRVDLKLHTPMYYFLSHLAFIDVCYSSSIGPKMLQNLLVKKKTISFSGCFAQLCFTRAFATTECFLLATMAYDRYMAICNPLIYTAIMTQRVCKELVIGVYTYGFLNSVIQTVLTFQLSFCGSNIIHHFYCADPPLLALSCSDTGNREKQLLIFSAVNLTGSLLTVLISYMCILFSILKIQSSEGKCKAFSTCASHLTVVVIFYGTLFFMYLQQPKAGDSWKYNKVVIVFYSLVIPLLNPFIYTLRNTEVKDTLKKMLEGKEP